The window GATACAACGCAGTGTGGCAGATTCGCTAATCAAAAGTACAATTGGTGAGGCAATGGATGATAGGCCCGAAGCAGATGAGGCCGAAAAAGAAGAGCCTAAAAAGGTGGTAGTAGCAAAGCCCGAGCCTAAGAAACCAGAACCGAAAAAAGTGGAGCCTAAAAAGGTAGAAGCCAAAAAAACGGAAACAGCTAAAAAAGAAGAAAAAAAGCCGGCAGTAACATCGGCCACTAAACCAAAGGAAATAAAACCTGCGGATAAAAAAGAAAAACCGAAGCAAACGGTAACAACACAGCCAAAGCCGGCAAAATCTGAGGCAGATTTAAAAAAACAGAGAGAGGCGAGAGAGAAAGAAATCAGAGCCCTGGAAAAACAGTATAAAACTCAGCAAAATTAACGAATATGGACAAGGCAAAATTTACCAGTCAGTCGCCCATTGTAGTAGGATTGGATATCGGTACTACAAAAATTTGTGTTATCGTTGGTCGTAGAACACAGCACGGTAAGATAGAGATCTTAGGAATTGGAAAAGCAGAATCGGCAGGAGTAACACGTGGAGTAGTTTCTAATATCCAAAAAACCGTACAGGGCATTGCTCAAGCAGTTGAAGTAGCAAGCGGACAATCCAATGTAGAAATACAGGTGGTAAATGTGGGTATTGCTGGTCAGCACATTAAGAGCTTACAGCACCGAGGAATTTTAACAAGAAGAGAATTAAACAACGAAATCGGCAAAAAAGATATCGACAAGCTAATTGATGATATGTTTAAGCTGGTAATGCCTCCGGGTGAGGAGATCATTCATGTATTGCCGCAAGAATTTACCATCGATAACGAACCTGGTATCAAAGATCCGATTGGTATGGCAGGAGTGCGTTTGGAAGCCAACTTCCACATTATCTCCGGTCAGGTTACCGCAGTAAAAAATATCATTAAATGTGTAAACAATGCAGGGCTGCAAACTCAGGATCTAATTCTTGAGCCATTGGCTTCGTCTGAATCGGTGTTGAGCGAGGAAGAAAAAGAAGCTGGTATTGCCCTGGTTGATATTGGTGGTGGTACTACCGATATCGCTATTTTCCACGAAGGTATTATCCGCCATACAGCGGTTATCCCATTTGGCGGTAATAGTGTTACTGAGGATATCAGAGAAGGCTGTTCGGTAATGCGCAACCAGGCTGAGTTGTTGAAAACACGTTTCGGTTCGGCATTGGCTGAAGAGAATAAGGAAAATGAAATCATTTGTGTTCCGGGTTTACGTGGCCGCGAACCAAAAGAAATTTCAGTTAAAAAC is drawn from Pedobacter sp. HDW13 and contains these coding sequences:
- the ftsA gene encoding cell division protein FtsA, with amino-acid sequence MDKAKFTSQSPIVVGLDIGTTKICVIVGRRTQHGKIEILGIGKAESAGVTRGVVSNIQKTVQGIAQAVEVASGQSNVEIQVVNVGIAGQHIKSLQHRGILTRRELNNEIGKKDIDKLIDDMFKLVMPPGEEIIHVLPQEFTIDNEPGIKDPIGMAGVRLEANFHIISGQVTAVKNIIKCVNNAGLQTQDLILEPLASSESVLSEEEKEAGIALVDIGGGTTDIAIFHEGIIRHTAVIPFGGNSVTEDIREGCSVMRNQAELLKTRFGSALAEENKENEIICVPGLRGREPKEISVKNLAYVIQARMEEIIEHVYYEIKSSGYEKKLIGGIVITGGGALLKHLSQAVEYVTGLDCRIGYPNEHLSKYEDMPKAIYDDLKSPMYATSVGLLIKGIQKAEELIEEMKQPGVFVEKPKAAKEKEKRGPGLFDKLLAKTRTFIQDDMNVSDEDYLKS